The following DNA comes from Pseudomonas triticicola.
CACCCCGGAACAAGCCGAAACCTACGAGGACGCCTTCCTCGAAGTCGGCGCCGTGTCGGTGACTTTCATGGACGCCGAAGACCAGCCGATCTTCGAACCGGAACTCAACACCACGCCGCTGTGGTCGCACACCCACTTGCTGGCGCTGTTCGAAGGCGGTACCGGACCGGAACCGGTGCTGGCCCATCTGGAACTGCTGACCGGCAGCCCGTTGCCCGAACATCACAGCGAAGTGATCGAAGATCAGGACTGGGAACGCAGCTGGATGGACGGTTTCGAGCCGATGCGTTTCGGCCAGCGCCTGTGGATCGTGCCGAGCTGGCACGCCGCACCCGAGCCTGACGCGGTCAATCTGCTGCTGGACCCGGGCCTGGCGTTCGGCACCGGCACCCACCCGACCACCGCGCTGTGCCTGGAATGGCTCGACGGCCAGGATCTGAAAGACTGCCACGTGCTCGACTTCGGCTGTGGCTCGGGGATTCTGGCGATTGCCGCCCTGCTGCTCGGCGCCAAACAAGCTGTGGGCACCGACATCGACGTGCAGGCGCTGGAAGCCTCGCGCGACAACGCCGGGCGCAACAACATTGCCGATGAGCTGTTCCCGCTGTACCTGCCCGAGGATCTGCCGCAGGTTCCGGCCGACGTACTGGTGGCCAATATTCTCGCCGGCCCGCTGGTGTCGCTGGCACCGCAACTGTCCAGCCTGGTCAAGAGCGGCGGGCGCCTGGCGCTGTCGGGCATTCTCGCCGAGCAGGGCGAAGAAGTAGCGGCAGCTTATGCGCAGGACTTCGAGCTCGACCCGATCGCCAATCGCGACGGCTGGGTGCGCATCACCGGGCGTCGGCGCTAAAATGACCGCTTGCCTGAACCGGATCGCCGCATGACCGACAGTTTCGTCACCCAATGCCCGCATTGCCAGACCAGTTTCCGCGTCAACCATGCTCAGTTGAGCGTGGCGCGCGGCGTGGTTCGTTGCGGCTCCTGCCTGCAAGTGTTCAATGCCGCCAAGCAGCTGCTCGAGCAACATTCCGGCAAGGACACGGTGACGCCGCTCGCACCAGCGCTGCCTGAAACGCCCGCGCCTGTCAGCGATTCTGCGGTCGTCGAACAGATCCCCGCACCGCGCGCCATCAGCCAGAAGCAATGGAGCGCGTCGGAACTGGATCTGGACAGCCTCGATCTGGACGAAGAACTCGCCCGCCTCGAACAGCGCGAAATCCAGCCGGCCGCAGAATTCGGCCGTACCCGCGAAGAATCCTTGAGCGCCCGGCGCGACAGCCCGGAACCGGACGAAGGCACATGGCCCGACAGCCTGTTCAGTGAGCCTGCCGATGAGCGCAGCGTAGCGCCGGATATCGAGCCGGATATCGACGGCGTCGAAACCCTCGAACCCGAGCGCACCGAACCCTCGTTATCACTGGAACCGGTGGATCTGGATGACGAGCCGCCGATCCCGCAACTGCGCCTGCACGATCCGATCGATCCCAACGCCCGCCGCGAACGCTTCTCGGCCAGCGACGACAGCGATGACGACGATCTGCCATTGATCACTTCGCCGCGCAAAAAACGCGAACGGGCCGAGCCCGGCGTGCGCGCCGAGGTCCTGCAGGATCTGACCGACGACCCGCTGCAACTGGACTGGCAGCAACGCCGCTCGCCATGGGGTCGGCGCCTGCTCTGGCTGCTGCTGGTAGTGTTGGCGGCCGGCGGCCTGGCCGCTCAGTACGTTGCCTATCACTTCGAGGAACTGGCGCGGCAGGATCAATACCGACCGTGGTTCCAGCAGATCTGCCCGCAGATCGGCTGCACCGTGCCGTCCAAAGTCGACATCGGCAAAATCAAAAGCAGCAACCTCGTGGTGCGCAGCCATCCGGAATTCAGCGGAGCGCTGGTGGTCGATGCGATCATTTACAACCGGGCGACGTTTTCTCAGCCGTTTCCCTTGCTCGAACTGCGTTTTGCCGACCTCAACGGTCATCTGATCGCCAGTCGTCGCTTCAAACCCGGCGAGTACCTGAGCGGCGATCTCGAGGGCCTCGCGGAAATGCCGCCGCAGACGCCGATCCACATCGCCCTGGATATTCTCGATCCGGGGCCGAAAGCGGTGAATTACAGCCTGAACTTCCACTCACCGGAATGAACCGCTTCAGCGTTTCCCGATTGACGGCATTTTTCTGACTGATCGCGGCCGACCAAACCGTTGGCGATAACAGAATAACTGTTCAGATTTTGTTCAATTCAGCCTTTAACCAGTCATCGAGAGCGGGTATCATGCCCACCCTTTTTCGAACTCTCATGATCCGGCCCCACTTCAGGGAAGTCCTATGTCGGCGGTACGCATCGGCCCATATACATTGCAGAACGGTTTGATTCTCGCCCCGATGGCGGGAGTCACCGACCAGCCCTTTCGTCAGCTGTGCAAGCGTCTGGGCGCAGGGCTTGTAGTCTCGGAAATGGTCACCAGCGACATGAGCCTGTGGAATACCCGCAAGTCGCGCATGCGCATGATCCACGAAGGCGATCCCGAGCCGCGCTCGGTGCAGATCGCCGGTGGCGACGCGCAGATGCTGGCCGATGCGGCACGGGCCAACGTCGAACTGGGCGCACAGATTATCGATATCAACATGGGTTGCCCGGCAAAGAAGGTCTGCAACAAGGCCGCCGGCTCCGCGTTGCTGAAAGACGAAGCATTGGTGACCGAGATCCTGCAGGCCGTAGTGGCCGCGGTTGAAGTGCCGGTCACCCTGAAGATCCGCACCGGTTGGGATCGCGAAAACAAGAACGGTCTGAACGTGGCGAAGATCGCCGAACAGGCGGGAATCACAGCGCTGGCCGTACATGGCCGTACGCGCGCCGATCTGTACACAGGGGAAGCCGAGTACGACACGATTGCCGCGATCAAGCAGGCGGTGTCGATCCCGGTGTTTGCCAATGGCGATATTGATTCGCCGGAAAAGGCCCGTTACGTGCTAGACGCGACCGGTGCCGATGGCCTGCTGATAGGCCGTGCCGCTCAAGGGCGGCCATGGATTTTTCGCGAGATCGAACACTTCCTGCGCACCGGCGAGAAATTGCCGGCGCCGGAATTGAGCGAAGTGGAACGCATCCTGCTGGAGCATCTGGCTGCCCTTCACGCCTTCTATGGCGACGTGATGGGCGTGCGCATTGCCCGCAAGCATGTGGGCTGGTATCTCGCAACCTTGCCGGGCGCCAGGGAGTTTCGCGCCCGTTTCAATCGTTTGGATGGTACGGAAACACAATGCGCCGACGTTCGGGAGTTCTTCGCCGAGCGTTACAAGAGCCTGACAGGGGACGAAGAAGGGGTGGCCGCATGACGATGATGACCGAGACTTTAGTGAGTGGAACAACACCCGTGAGCGACAACGTGAATTTGAAACAGCACCTCAACACGCCGAGCGAAGAAGGCCAGACCCTTCGCGGGAGTGTCGAGAAGGCGCTGCACAATTATTTCGCCCACCTTGAGGGCGCGTCCGTCACGGATGTGTACAACCTGGTGCTGTCCGAAGTCGAGGCGCCCCTGCTCGAAAGCGTGATGAACTACGTCAAGGGCAACCAGACCAAGGCCAGTGAGCTGCTGGGGCTGAACCGCGGCACGCTGCGCAAGAAACTCAAGCAGTACGATCTGCTGTAAGCATTCAATCAAACCAGAAAGGCGCCCGCGTAAAAAACGGTCGCCTTTTTTGCTGACTTCCTTTGCTTTTGATGGAAATTGAGATGACCGACCAGACTACCCGCCTGCCGATCCGCCGCGCCTTGATCAGCGTTTCCGACAAGACCGGGATCCTCGAATTCGCCAAGGAGCTCGAAGCTCTCGGCGTCGAGATCCTCTCCACCGGCGGAACGTTCAAGCTGCTGCGTGACAACGGCGTTGCCGCAGTGGAAGTCGCGGATTACACCGGTTTCGCCGAGATGATGGACGGTCGGGTGAAAACCCTGCACCCGAAAATCCACGGCGGCATCCTCGGTCGTCGCGGTACTGACGACGCGATCATGAACGAGCACGGCATCAAGCCGATCGATCTGGTGGCGGTCAACCTGTACCCGTTCGAAGCGACCATCAACAAGCCAGGCTGCGACCTGCCGACCGCCATCGAGAACATCGACATCGGCGGGCCGACCATGGTCCGTTCAGCAGCGAAAAACCATAAAGACGTGGCCATCGTGGTGAATGCCAGCGATTACGCCAACGTCCTGGAAAACCTCAAGGCCGGCGGCCTGACCTACGCTCAGCGTTTTGACCTGATGCTCAAGGCCTTCGAACACACCGCCGCCTACGACGGCATGATCGCCAACTACATGGGCACCGTGAACCAGGCCGCTGAAACCTTGAGCACTGAAGGTCGCGGCGAATTCCCGCGCACCTTCAACAGCCAGTTCATCAAGGCTCAGGAAATGCGCTACGGCGAGAACCCGCACCAAAGCGCGGCGTTCTACGTGGAAGCCAAGCCTGCCGAAGTCGGCATCGCCACCGCGACCCAGCTGCAAGGCAAAGAACTGTCGTACAACAACGTCGCCGACACTGACGCGGCGCTGGAATGCGTGAAGAGCTTCGTCAAGCCAGCCTGCGTGATCGTCAAGCACGCCAACCCGTGCGGCGTGGCGGTCAGCCCGGACGCTGAAGGCGGCATCCGTCAGGCTTACGAACTGGCCTACGCCACCGACACCGAGTCGGCGTTCGGCGGCATCATCGCCTTCAACCGTGAACTGGATGCCGAGACCGCCAAAGCGATCGTCGAGCGTCAGTTCGTTGAAGTGATCATCGCCCCATCGGTCAGCGAAGAAGCCCGCGCCATCGTTGCCGCGAAAGCCAACGTACGCCTGCTGGCCTGCGGCGAGTGGTCGGCTGAGCGCGCCGCTGCCTGGGATTACAAGCGCGTCAACGGTGGCCTGCTGGTGCAGAGCCGCGATATCGGCATGATCAGCGCCGACGACCTGAAAGTGGTGACCAAACGCGCACCGACCGAACAGGAAATCCACGACCTGATCTTCGCCTGGAAAGTCGCCAAGTACGTCAAATCCAACGCCATCGTCTACGCCAAGAATCGCCAGACCATCGGTGTCGGCGCCGGCCAGATGAGCCGCGTCAACTCGGCCCGCATCGCCGCGATCAAGGCTGAGCACGCCGGTTTGCAGGTCGCCGGTTCGGTCATGGCGTCCGATGCATTCTTCCCGTTCCGCGACGGCCTCGACAACGCGGCCAAGGTTGGCATCACTGCGGTGATCCAGCCGGGCGGTTCGATGCGTGACAACGAAGTGATTGCTGCTGCTGATGAAGCCGGCATCGCGATGGTCTTTACCGGTATGCGCCACTTCCGTCATTGAAGCAGCCGCAAGTTTCAAGCTGCAAGCTGCAAGAAAGAGCAGACAGGTGTCGCTCCTTCTTGCAGGTGCAGCCTTATTAATTCAAAGCCGTAAGCTGTAATTGAGCGCCACGCAGTCGCTCTTACTTGCAGCTTGTAGCTTGCAGCTTTCTCCGAAGGAGTCTCTCTTTGAATGTTTTGATCATTGGCAGCGGTGGCCGTGAGCACGCTCTGGCCTGGAAAGTGGCTCAGGATCCGCGTGTGCAGAAGGTTTTCGTTGCACCGGGCAACGCTGGCACCGCCATTGAAGCCAAGTGCGAGAACGTCGCCATCGACGTGTTGGCGCTGGAGCAACTGGCCGATTTCGCGGAAAAGAACGTTTCCCTGACCATCGTCGGCCCGGAAGTGCCGCTGGTGGCTGGCGTCGTCGATCTGTTCCGCTCCCGTGGCCTGGACTGCTTCGGTCCGACTGCCGGTGCTGCGCAACTGGAAGGTTCGAAAGCCTTCACCAAGGACTTCCTCGCGCGCCACAAGATCCCGACCGCCGATTACCAGAACTTCACCGAGATCGAGCCGGCCCTGGCTTATCTGCGTGAGAAAGGCGCGCCGATCGTGATCAAGGCCGATGGCCTGGCTGCTGGCAAAGGCGTAATCGTCGCCATGACCCTGGCCGAAGCCGAAGACGCCGTGCGCGACATGCTCGCCGGCAACGCGTTCGGCGACGCCGGTTCGCGGGTGGTCATCGAGGAATTCCTCGACGGCGAAGAAGCCTCATTCATCGTCATGGTCGACGGCAAGAACGTGCTGCCGATGGCCACCAGCCAGGACCACAAACGCGTCGGCGACGGCGACAGCGGCCCGAACACCGGCGGCATGGGCGCCTACTCCCCTGCCCCGGTGGTCACCGCCGACGTGCATCAGCGCGTGATGGACCTGGTGATCTGGCCGACCGTGCGCGGCATGGCCGACGAAGGTAACGTCTACACTGGTTTCCTCTATGCCGGTCTGATGATCGACAAGGCCGGTAACCCGAAAGTCATCGAGTTCAACTGCCGCTTCGGCGATCCGGAAACCCAACCGGTGATGCTGCGTCTGCAATCGAGCCTGGTGCTGCTGGTTGAAGCCGCATTGGCGCAAGCGCTGGACAAGATCGAAGCACAGTGGGATCCGCGTCCGAGCGTTGGCATTGTGCTGGCCGCTGGCGGCTACCCGGGCGACTACGCCAAAGGCGCAGCGATCAACGGACTGGACGCGGCGGCAGCTCTGGAAGGCAAAGTCTTCCATGCCGGCACCGCGCTGAAAGACGGTCAGGTCGTGACTGCCGGTGGTCGTGTACTGTGTGCCACTGCCATGGGCGCCACTGTCGGTGAAGCTCAGCAGCAGGCCTACAAACTGGCCGCTGCGATCGACTGGGAAGGCTGCTTCTACCGCAAGGACATCGGCTACCGCGCCATTGCCCGTGAACGCGGGGAAGTCCAGGAGTAAGCGATCCATCAGGCCTGGCGCGGGATGCCATTCCTCGCCGGGCTGTTCGGTCGTCGCGCATCGTTATATTCTGGCATCAACCTACGAAGGGATTTCGCCGTGCGCTGGCTCAGGATTGCCATAAGCTTCACCGTCACGCTGCTGACCTTGCTCTGCATGCTCCCGGCCCAGGCCGCGCAAGGCAGTGGCTGGTCGGTATTGCTTGACGATCAGGGCATCCTGCAACTGAGCGACATCCGCTCCGCTCGCTACACCAATCAATTCAGCCCCATCGAGCTTGACCGCCTGACCGCGGCCGAACCCGAGGGCGCCCTGTGGCTGCGCTTCAAACTGGCGCCGGGCAAGCACGAACAAGTGCTGCGCATCTTTGCCCCCGACCTGTCACAACTCAATCTCTACGTGCTCGACGGCGACCGGCTGATCGAGCAACGCAATACCGGCAACGAACGGCCCCAGGCCGAACATCCATTGCCGAGCAGCGATTTCATGCTGCCGCTGCCCCAGGCCGACAAGCCGCTGGACATCTACGTACGCATGATCTCCGGCCATCAGCTGCGCCCGCACATCACCCTGCAAGCGGCAATCGAAGGCGCCGCCGATCAGAAGCAGACGCTGATTTTCGGCCTGCTGTTCGGCTGCCTCGCCATGCTCCTGCTGCACAACCTGGTGCGCTACGCCTACTCGCGCTCGCGCAGCAGTCTGTGGCTGGCGATCTGTGAGGGCCTGCTCGGGCTGAGTCTGTTCCTGTTGCTCAATCTCGCCGGTCCGTGGTTGCCGAACTGGCAAGCCATTCAGACGCCGGGCGCTTATCTGGCATTGCTGCTGACCGCCCCAGCCGGGTTGATGTTCGCCCTGCGCTTCTTTGCGCCACTGGGCCAGCACGCGCTGAACAAACTGCTGTGGGGCGACATCCTGTTGATCGTCACGTGCAGCCTGTTGCTGCTGTTCGTCAACACCTTGCCGCTGAACATCATCACCTACGCACTGGTCGCACTGGCCGGCCTGAGCATGTTGCTGGTGGGCTTCTATCACTGGCAAAAAGGCTATCGCCCGGCGCGTCTGTTCGTCGCCGCCATGGTCGTGTTCAACATCGGCACGCTGGTCATCCTCCCGGCGCTGCTGGGGCTGACACTGGTCACGCCGCAAGGCCTGATCATGACGCTGATGGTGTTCATCTGCATCAGTGGCCTGCTGATGAGCATTGCCTTGGGCGAGCGACAGCGCAGCATCACCGAAAGCCGTTTCAGCATCAGCCGCGACCTCGCGGCAAGCAACGCCGAAATCAACGCCAAAGCCGAATTCCTCGCCAAGATCAGCCACGAAATCCGCACGCCGATGAACGGTGTACTGGGCATGACCGAGCTGCTGCTGGGCACGCCGCTGTCGGTCAAGCAACGCGATTACGTGCAGACTATCCACAGCGCCGGCAACGAACTGCTGACGCTGATCAACGAGATCCTCGACATCTCCAAGCTCGAATCCGGGCAGATCGAACTCGACGACGTGCAGTTCGATCTCAACGCGCTGATCGACGATTGCCTGAGCATCTACCGGGCCAAGGCCGAGCAACAGAACGTCGAGCTGATCAGTTTCATCCAGCCGCAAGTGCCACGGGTGATCAGCGGCGATCCGACGCGCCTGCGCCAGACCTTGTTGAGCCTGCTGGAAAACGCCCTGAAGAAAACCGAAGAAGGCGAAGTACTGATCGTCGTCGCCCTTGACGAGCGCAGCAGCAAACCGCGCCTGCGCATTGCCGTGCAGGACAGCGGCGTGCCGATGGAGGCGGAAGAGCGAGAGGCGCTGCTGCACGCCGAATTGCACAGCAAGCATTTTCTCTCGGCCAATCGTCTGGGCGGCAATCTCGGCCTGGTGATCGCGCGGCAACTGATCCGTCTGATGCAGGGCGAGTTCGGCATCAAGAGCGGCGCCACTCAGGGCAGCACTTTGTGGCTGACCTTGCCACTGGACCCGGATCGCCTCGAACATCCGACGTCCGATCTGGACAGTCCGCTGCAAGGCGCACGGGTGCTGGTAGTCGACGATAACGACACCTGCCGCAAAGTGCTGGTACAGCAATGCAGCGCCTGGGGCCTGAATGTCAGCGCCGTGCCGTCGGGCAAGGAAGCGCTGGCGCTGCTGCGCACCAAGGCGCACTTGCGCGATTACTTCGACGTGGTCCTGCTCGACCAGAACATGCCCGGCATGACCGGCATGCAACTGGCAGCGAAGATCAAGGAAGACCCGAGCCTGAACCACGACATCCTGCTGATCATGCTCACCGGCATCAGCAACGCACCGAGCAAGATCATTGCGCGCAATTCGGGGATCAAACGAATACTGGCCAAACCGGTGGCCGGTTATACGCTCAAGACCACGCTGGCGGACGAACTCAATCAGCGCAACAAGGGCCAGGTGGTATTCCAGCCGCAAGTCGTTACGGCGGCCACAGCGGCCAAGGTGCCGAGCGACTTCCGCATCCTCGTCGCCGAAGACAACACCATTTCGACCAAAGTGATCCGTGGCATGCTCGGCAAGCTCAACCTGCAACCGGACACCGCGAGCAACGGCGAAGAAGCCCTGCAAGCGATGAAGGCCCAGCGTTACGATCTGGTGCTGATGGATTGTGAAATGCCGATCCTCGATGGCTTCTCCGCGACGCAGCAACTGCGCGCCTGGGAAGTCAGCAATCAGCGCATCCGCACACCGATTGTCGCGCTCACCGCGCACATTCTCGCCGAACATAAAGAGCGCGCCCGCAAGGCCGGCATGGACGGGCACATGTCCAAACCGGTGGAGCTGTCGCAACTGCGTGAACTGATCGAGCATTGGGTCGCCGAACGCGATCAGCAGAACCGGGCCACGACCCAGCCGTCGTAAACCGACAGATTGTCCGGTGCCTGATAGACTCCCCCGACTCCATCGCCAGTGAGCTTGCATCATGCTCCATGTGTTGTTCAGCGTTTATCTGAAGATGCTGGTGCTCTACAGCCCGTTCTTCGTGTTGTCCTGCTTTATCAGCCTGACCCGTGGCTATTCGCGCAAGGAACAGCGGCGTCTGGCGTGGAAGGTCGCCCTCGCCACACTGATTTCCAGTGTTCTGCTGTATTTGTTCGGGCGGGTGATTTTCGATGTCTTCGGCATCACCGTGGACGCCTTCCGCATCGGTGCCGGCAGTGTGTTGTTCATTTCCGCGCTGGGCATGGCTCAGGGCAAGCCGGCGGTGCAGGCCGATAATGTGCAGCAGGATGTGACCATCGTGCCGCTGACCATTCCGCTGACAGTCGGCCCCGGCACCATCGGCGCCTTGCTGGTAATGGGCGTCAGCCAGCCGCACTGGGACGACAAGCTCACCGCAATCATGAGTATTGCGCTCGCCAGTTTCACTGTCGGTGTGGTGCTGTACCTGTCCAATCGCATCGAGCGGATTCTCGGCGATCAGGGCTTGCAGATTGTCAGCCGCTTGATGGGATTGTTTGTTTGCGCGCTGGCAGCGCAAATCATCTTTACCGGAGTGAAGGGTTATCTGGTGCCTTGAGCATTGTCGCAGCGCAACCGCCACAACAAAACGCCGCGTACGGTCACCGTTCGCGGCGTTTTGCTGTGCATGGCGACCTCAGCGCAGCGCTGCGATCACCGCTGTCAGGCTGACCGTTGCCTCGACACCGCGCACAGTGGCGAAGGCTTGCAGCCCTTGAGCCAGCGTCAAGGTATGTTGCCGCCCGGCGATGGGCAGCATCAGTAGCAGTGGGCGTTGTCCGTCGAAATTGCGCACGATCAGACTGTGTCCGGAGTCCGGATCGGTCAGCACCACATCATCATCGACCCGTGACATCCACCAATGTCCGCACTCGTCCAGATCCAGATCCAGCAGGCAAGGTTCTGCCGTTTCAGCATCCGAAGCCTGTCGCCCATCGACCACGATGCAGTCCAGGCGCTGGAAGGACGCTTGCGACAGCCGATAACCCGAGGTCTGCGCACCGTAAGCCAGCAGCAGCCTGGCGACGCCATCGGGCACTAATGTTTCAATCTCTGTGATGTCATCACCTATCTCAAGCACCATGACCTCGGCGTCGCGATCCGCATAACTGCCGGGCAGCCAGACGCCGTCGTTCGGGCCGGCGCTGAAAATCAACTGGTCGACCGGGTCGAACAGCATCGGCTGCTTCGACCCGCGCGTACCGAGAAATGCCGACCACTGCCCGTCGCTGCGCCCGGCCAGATCGAACAGCTGATCAAGTTGCGGCAGGTAATACAAATAGCGTCCGGTTGCACTTGCCACTTGTATGACAGGCGCGTGGGCATGCCCTTGCAACAATTCTCGCAGGCGCGCACGTAACTGTTCATCGCTCTGACCCGGCACATGAGACCAGCGATTTTCCACGCCTACGATCATTGCCGGCTGGTTATCCAGCAATTGCAGATGCACGCCATCAAGGGTCTGCGCGACCAACCCTTCACCCTGGCGTCGCACCTCAGCAAAAGTCCATGACGTCCAGACCTTTTCAGGCCTGCCGAGCGCCTCCGGTTTCAGCAAACGATGGTCAGCGCCAAACACTCCCCGCAGTGCGTCGATCGCCACCAGCGGCTGGCGGTAAAGTTGTCCGGCGCTGATTTCAAGCATCCAGACCGCGCTGTTATCCGGGGTCAGACCGAACAGCGCCAGCTCCTTGCCTTGACCGATATCGGCCACAGCGATTCTGCCATCGACACACCATGCCGCCACGAACGCCTGACCTGCCACATCACGTAGACCGAAGATCGGCAACGGCAGCAACGGCGCTTTCGTGGCCAGCGCGGGCAATGCGCTCAACCAATCGGGATGTCGCTGCAGCCAACGCGGCCCGACACCGGCGAACCGGAGAATCGACGGCTTATCGGCCTGATCGAGCCACGCCTCATCGCTTCTGTGGGCAAGGGAAGGAACCCCGTACTGAAACACAATCGCGTCGTCGATCGCTGCCGCTGCCGGCACGTCGACGATATCGATTTCGAACAGTCGGCCGTCATCTTTGGTAGCTATGTAGCGCGGGCCGGACTGGTTGATTTCGACCACATCGCGCTCGACCACCACATTCTGCCAATGCCCGACACGGGGTTCGATGCCGCGGCTGATGGTCCGCTCCTGCTGGCTATAGAACAGCACTGCACTGTTTTCAGGGTTGGACGGCATCAGCATCGACAAGTCTTCGGGCCAGGAAAGGTCTTGCCTGGCCTGAATGCACTTGCCCGTTGTCATGTTCAGCCACGCCCGATCGCGCAACTGCGCCCCGGCATAACCCCCGACGACAATGAACGGAGCACAGGACCAGCCGCTGCTGCTGGCGGCCATGTCTGTCGAGTCGCCCTTGTCCGGGGCATCGATTTGTCGAAGCGCTTCGCGCGGTTCGAACCGATAATCCTCTGCCGCAAAAGTGATCTTGCAAGCCGTCAGCTCCACCTGCTGACCGGTGATCCGATACTCGATGGTGGTGGTGCCATGCAACGCTTCTGCCGTCAGCTTCTGCGCAATCCGCAGCGCACCATTGGCTTGTTGTTGGCAGCCAATTATCGTCGATCCCATTCGCGGATTTTTCAGACGGTAGCGATGCTGGACGGTGCCGGTCAGCACATCGACCCGCCATAGCGATGGATGATCGGGATGATAAAACCACGCATGGCCCGCGTTGACGCCTGCCAGAACCACGCCCTCGTTGACCT
Coding sequences within:
- the dusB gene encoding tRNA dihydrouridine synthase DusB gives rise to the protein MSAVRIGPYTLQNGLILAPMAGVTDQPFRQLCKRLGAGLVVSEMVTSDMSLWNTRKSRMRMIHEGDPEPRSVQIAGGDAQMLADAARANVELGAQIIDINMGCPAKKVCNKAAGSALLKDEALVTEILQAVVAAVEVPVTLKIRTGWDRENKNGLNVAKIAEQAGITALAVHGRTRADLYTGEAEYDTIAAIKQAVSIPVFANGDIDSPEKARYVLDATGADGLLIGRAAQGRPWIFREIEHFLRTGEKLPAPELSEVERILLEHLAALHAFYGDVMGVRIARKHVGWYLATLPGAREFRARFNRLDGTETQCADVREFFAERYKSLTGDEEGVAA
- a CDS encoding hybrid sensor histidine kinase/response regulator; the encoded protein is MRWLRIAISFTVTLLTLLCMLPAQAAQGSGWSVLLDDQGILQLSDIRSARYTNQFSPIELDRLTAAEPEGALWLRFKLAPGKHEQVLRIFAPDLSQLNLYVLDGDRLIEQRNTGNERPQAEHPLPSSDFMLPLPQADKPLDIYVRMISGHQLRPHITLQAAIEGAADQKQTLIFGLLFGCLAMLLLHNLVRYAYSRSRSSLWLAICEGLLGLSLFLLLNLAGPWLPNWQAIQTPGAYLALLLTAPAGLMFALRFFAPLGQHALNKLLWGDILLIVTCSLLLLFVNTLPLNIITYALVALAGLSMLLVGFYHWQKGYRPARLFVAAMVVFNIGTLVILPALLGLTLVTPQGLIMTLMVFICISGLLMSIALGERQRSITESRFSISRDLAASNAEINAKAEFLAKISHEIRTPMNGVLGMTELLLGTPLSVKQRDYVQTIHSAGNELLTLINEILDISKLESGQIELDDVQFDLNALIDDCLSIYRAKAEQQNVELISFIQPQVPRVISGDPTRLRQTLLSLLENALKKTEEGEVLIVVALDERSSKPRLRIAVQDSGVPMEAEEREALLHAELHSKHFLSANRLGGNLGLVIARQLIRLMQGEFGIKSGATQGSTLWLTLPLDPDRLEHPTSDLDSPLQGARVLVVDDNDTCRKVLVQQCSAWGLNVSAVPSGKEALALLRTKAHLRDYFDVVLLDQNMPGMTGMQLAAKIKEDPSLNHDILLIMLTGISNAPSKIIARNSGIKRILAKPVAGYTLKTTLADELNQRNKGQVVFQPQVVTAATAAKVPSDFRILVAEDNTISTKVIRGMLGKLNLQPDTASNGEEALQAMKAQRYDLVLMDCEMPILDGFSATQQLRAWEVSNQRIRTPIVALTAHILAEHKERARKAGMDGHMSKPVELSQLRELIEHWVAERDQQNRATTQPS
- a CDS encoding DUF3426 domain-containing protein, with protein sequence MTDSFVTQCPHCQTSFRVNHAQLSVARGVVRCGSCLQVFNAAKQLLEQHSGKDTVTPLAPALPETPAPVSDSAVVEQIPAPRAISQKQWSASELDLDSLDLDEELARLEQREIQPAAEFGRTREESLSARRDSPEPDEGTWPDSLFSEPADERSVAPDIEPDIDGVETLEPERTEPSLSLEPVDLDDEPPIPQLRLHDPIDPNARRERFSASDDSDDDDLPLITSPRKKRERAEPGVRAEVLQDLTDDPLQLDWQQRRSPWGRRLLWLLLVVLAAGGLAAQYVAYHFEELARQDQYRPWFQQICPQIGCTVPSKVDIGKIKSSNLVVRSHPEFSGALVVDAIIYNRATFSQPFPLLELRFADLNGHLIASRRFKPGEYLSGDLEGLAEMPPQTPIHIALDILDPGPKAVNYSLNFHSPE
- the prmA gene encoding 50S ribosomal protein L11 methyltransferase — protein: MPWLQVRLAITPEQAETYEDAFLEVGAVSVTFMDAEDQPIFEPELNTTPLWSHTHLLALFEGGTGPEPVLAHLELLTGSPLPEHHSEVIEDQDWERSWMDGFEPMRFGQRLWIVPSWHAAPEPDAVNLLLDPGLAFGTGTHPTTALCLEWLDGQDLKDCHVLDFGCGSGILAIAALLLGAKQAVGTDIDVQALEASRDNAGRNNIADELFPLYLPEDLPQVPADVLVANILAGPLVSLAPQLSSLVKSGGRLALSGILAEQGEEVAAAYAQDFELDPIANRDGWVRITGRRR
- the purD gene encoding phosphoribosylamine--glycine ligase, coding for MNVLIIGSGGREHALAWKVAQDPRVQKVFVAPGNAGTAIEAKCENVAIDVLALEQLADFAEKNVSLTIVGPEVPLVAGVVDLFRSRGLDCFGPTAGAAQLEGSKAFTKDFLARHKIPTADYQNFTEIEPALAYLREKGAPIVIKADGLAAGKGVIVAMTLAEAEDAVRDMLAGNAFGDAGSRVVIEEFLDGEEASFIVMVDGKNVLPMATSQDHKRVGDGDSGPNTGGMGAYSPAPVVTADVHQRVMDLVIWPTVRGMADEGNVYTGFLYAGLMIDKAGNPKVIEFNCRFGDPETQPVMLRLQSSLVLLVEAALAQALDKIEAQWDPRPSVGIVLAAGGYPGDYAKGAAINGLDAAAALEGKVFHAGTALKDGQVVTAGGRVLCATAMGATVGEAQQQAYKLAAAIDWEGCFYRKDIGYRAIARERGEVQE
- the purH gene encoding bifunctional phosphoribosylaminoimidazolecarboxamide formyltransferase/IMP cyclohydrolase, with translation MTDQTTRLPIRRALISVSDKTGILEFAKELEALGVEILSTGGTFKLLRDNGVAAVEVADYTGFAEMMDGRVKTLHPKIHGGILGRRGTDDAIMNEHGIKPIDLVAVNLYPFEATINKPGCDLPTAIENIDIGGPTMVRSAAKNHKDVAIVVNASDYANVLENLKAGGLTYAQRFDLMLKAFEHTAAYDGMIANYMGTVNQAAETLSTEGRGEFPRTFNSQFIKAQEMRYGENPHQSAAFYVEAKPAEVGIATATQLQGKELSYNNVADTDAALECVKSFVKPACVIVKHANPCGVAVSPDAEGGIRQAYELAYATDTESAFGGIIAFNRELDAETAKAIVERQFVEVIIAPSVSEEARAIVAAKANVRLLACGEWSAERAAAWDYKRVNGGLLVQSRDIGMISADDLKVVTKRAPTEQEIHDLIFAWKVAKYVKSNAIVYAKNRQTIGVGAGQMSRVNSARIAAIKAEHAGLQVAGSVMASDAFFPFRDGLDNAAKVGITAVIQPGGSMRDNEVIAAADEAGIAMVFTGMRHFRH
- the fis gene encoding DNA-binding transcriptional regulator Fis, which encodes MTMMTETLVSGTTPVSDNVNLKQHLNTPSEEGQTLRGSVEKALHNYFAHLEGASVTDVYNLVLSEVEAPLLESVMNYVKGNQTKASELLGLNRGTLRKKLKQYDLL